The genomic region GCCGGACGCCGCACCGACgcgcgagcagcggcgtccctcgcgcgtcgGCGAGTcccgccgcgtcggacgcgggtgcggcacctccggTGCCGCGTCCGTGCATCCCAGGGGGTGGCTATATCACAAGCACTGATGGTGAACGCCTCTGGCTCTCCTTCCAAGTATGAAAGACTCCCTACAATTTGTTTCATTTGTGGGAAGCTTGGGCATGACAATAAGCATTGTCCAACAGCCATTGACTGGCAAAGTGCTGTCCACCAATCTCATAGAAGTTCTGCTACACTAAAAAAAACGATGCAAGAAGAACTAGGAACAGCGGGTAGCTTAGGTTTATCCACGCCGGCAAGAAAGGGATGATCCAAAAGCATCTCAACCGTGACCGTGAACCTGAACATGGGTTTCCTCTCAGCCGTAACCGTGACCATGGCCGTGATTGTGAATCTAAAAGCACACCCATCATCGATTTAGTCAAGGCAGAGCAACGACGGTGGTGGTGGTTTACACAGCAAATTTTAcagtgggtggtggtggtgaactcactctctctctctctctctctcagcttactctctctctctctcaaatcagctcactctctctctttctcaaggTTTCACAGGTTAGGAATTTGGGTACATGGGttagattttttgatctttttggcaAAATTTGCTCAACAGtacattttttggaaaaaaaattttgtggctAGCACGCGTTTAAAGTTATTTCATAAGTTGGACTGTtttttgaaaatcgagtttatgaaactcaagttccaacccaaaatcgagtttctcaaactcaatttaCATCcaaccttgattttttttttttttttttttaaaggtagaaTTCAAGTAtaacaaactcgagttccatgctttttaaaaaaataacccaaatGGAACTCGAGGGTAGAAAACACGAgttctgttatttttttttaaatggaactcgagtttactaaactcaagttccacctttattattatttttttttaaatcaagatCGGGCATAAATCGAGTTtgagaaactcgattttgggttggaactcaagtttcacaaactcgattttcaaaaaGCAGTCCAACTTACTAAATAACTTCGAACGCGTGCTGTCtatctaatatttttttgaaaaaatgctATTTAGCAAATTTTGCCGATTTTTTTCctgatttttcttattttaattccgaattaaaaaagaaaaagaaaaactcaaccAAAACGGCGTCGTTTTAGTGGGTCTGACGGCAACAATGATAGAACAGTAACGGAGCcttgaattgacaaaaaattgaaagttagaggactaaattgacaaaaatgaaagttagaagactgaaatgaaaaacggTGAAAGTTAGAAGGtcagttttacatttttgcCTATAAGTTATAACCATGAAAAGTAATCAGGTTTGACAAAGAGAGTGAGTTGAAAAGGCTTTGGGTGTAGACTTAGACTTTATAGTGGATTTAAATGTATAAGAAGTGGACTTTAAAGTAGAGATAGGGCTggaaattgaattaaaaattggCAAAAACTGGTttcaaattgaatttaaaattcagaaaagagGATGAGAATGACATGGCTGTTGAAATGGCTCAATGTGAGCGTAGCAATATTAAATGCTACTCttcaacttttagtaatatatagatatagaataTAGATGAGATTAACACAAAGACACGCCACCCCTGCACTGTCTAAAAACACAGGGAGgctttaataaatttttggaatgaaTTAACTCGAATAAAGTTATTGCTTTCATAACTTCCTTAAAGAAATTaacaagaacaataaaatgAAGGCTCATTGCATTAGCATGACCAGAATGAAGTTTGTCTTGACCGGTGAACTCATATTATCGAAATTATTAGCATCTtgcattaaaagaaaaatggttgCATATCAAACGTCTACTACAAAATCAACTGTCTAATGAAGCTCCATCtactaaataaataagaggGATACCTCACGATTAGTGGCATTAAGCCATCAGATGGTAAATTCCATAATCTGGCATTACAATAGAAGTGCATCACATATTAACTAAATCAGCAACTCATTCAAATACCCTTGTGCTCTGACAAGGCTGAGCTCTGATCATTATTATTGTCGTCATCATCATTTGCATCAAACTTTGTGTTCTGGTCTATGAGTATACTCAAAATCTATATGTACAAAAGCTCGCTCAATTTCTGGGAGTTGCTCAAGTTTCACTTGAAGTGACTCACCGATATTATGAGCTTTGTTCAAAAGCATGTCTTGTGGCAAAATTATGTCAACCTCCACAAAATAATTTGAACCAAAAGTGTATGCTCTTACTGTGTCAATGTGCTTGATATCTTCATGGTGGTTCCATATCAGATATGTTAGCTTTGCCAAAAATTCAGGTGGTGCTGTCCTTCCAATTAGTGCCCAGACATTCTCAATGACTGTCTTCGTCCATGTATTCATTGTATATAATGCTATCTGCATCACAGGTTCAACAAATCATTATAAAAAGATAGATTAAAATCACACCAAGGAGCCAATCACAAATAGTGTCCATTTCACTTTGAAAATGAGACATATAGAGTGAATACCCATATTTTGTCATGGCTGCAagtgattttgataattttaggaaataaaaggaaattgaTAACTTGTATTGTAGCTGaattcaattatctttattatttttggataaataaaaacaacaaatgcacccaattatcaaaaatatagtagtaaaaacaaaagagtgaagaagaaagaaagaaagaaagaagaaagaagaagagctgCATATATATGAACTTACTATAACAGCTCCAGTAGGATCAATCCACCAATAATATCGAATGGCCAGGACGGCTGCTGCCAAACCAATTGAATTAGTAATAACGTCGAAAAAATGATCTTGAGCATAGGCtctaataatttcatttttaaatcttCGACAATAGACCATGAGCATAAACTTCACTATGGTCACACAGACCATTATTCCAATCATCCATTTCTCCTTTTGAGGATCCCTTTCAGGCTGGGTCTGTAATCAGCACAGGaaatgaaattaatattaaaGGAATCACTGATACAGTAAACGACTACAGAAAACGAAACTTAGAACAGTCATGTTTAAATGTTACATCCACCAACTCAGAATATGATCTAACAAGGATCTCATACATTTAGGTAGTAGCTCAAAACCTACGTCATCCTTTTCATGAAGTACCAAGAACCAAAGTCACATTGGACCTCAGAGTTCAGACAAGACATAAAGAAGGGAGTTAATTTTCAAACCCTTCTCAAAGCCAACTTTGATAAAAATATGTCTGAGTCTAGCCATGCTCACAGTCATCTACATCCTCAACATAGATCGGAGCATGTGAGATAAAAGTTGCATACCTGTGCAATGAATTGTCGACCAGACTCGAGCAGAATTTGTAATCCAAGAGTTGCCATTACTGAAGCAAAAACAATGATTCCCTGCAATCTCAAGctaaattagtaaaatatttgttgcagTAAAGCAAAGTGTTGTAACAAAAAGTTGAAACACAGTCTGGCTGTATATGATGTGATTATTAGCATGCCTTGGGTCTACATCCCTGTAACTCATAATCACTCTTGAACCTACACTCAAATTTATGCTCAAAACCAATGCTATATATTCCCATGAGAGTAGATTGTTCAACCACTTTTTCATTTAATCCCTTAAATTTTTATTCCTAAGACTAGATTGTGTATATTCACTGCAGTTTCTAATTAAACAAATTTGCCCAAAACCAATGCTATTTGTTTTTAAACACAGTAATAGACCCCAAGCTCAACATTTCGGTAACAACATGAGAGCCTAAAGCATGGACCTGATGAAATATTTAATCTTGAAATAAACTGTGGCATGACATCATGCAATGTCTATCTATTGCTTTTGCCACTAGAATGTGTGGAATAAGACATAGCTGAGCCAATAGTACTAATGATGGAATAGCATTTCAGTTTATTTCCATCATTGATTACAGAAAGGTTTAATGAAATCATGAAAATGATGAAatggagaaataaaaaaataaaatcctgaCTTCTTTGgggtaaattttttaaaaataaagtttaagatgcataattttcactccaacttCTGAGCAACCAAATGATCTACAGAAGTAACACTAACCAAGTACACATGAATGCTCATTATCAGCTTCAACAACCTAAATCCATCAGAATCTGAATTTTCAAAGAATTATTCTTGGATGACTTACCACCGGCTGCATCCGGTTCTTTCCGATTGGATAACGATACTGGTTTGGATTTCTCATGGCATGGGCCGTGAACCACAATATAAAGCCTGACAAGAGATCTAAAAGTGAATCCAATGTTGAGGCAATAACCGCTAATGATCTGCTCTGAATAGAAACATAGAGTTTTGCCGCAAAGAGCACAACGTTAGCCATGTTTGATACATAGATAGCCATCCTCTCATTCTTTGCAAGCTGCTGCAACTCATCCTGAGAATAATAATAAGCAAAAAGATTAACAATGAAAAAGTATTGGTTTTTCATTTCTAGGAAACAAGAAAGAGTTTAGCTGTGATGAGATAGTATggtttttttcttccctttacATGAACATTAATTGTAGTCATTTGACATTATTTATGCAACCAAACtcagaaattaaaattattctCCCATTTTGTTCCACAAGTTGTCATTCAAAATCATCAAGTTGAACACAACCAACCTCTGTTAGACTTCCAGGCATACAACCATTTTCAGCCATGGTCTCCATCTCCGTAAACCCTTCAAGGAGTCTTTCTTGTTTCTCATAATAATCAGCAACCTTGCTTCGTTTCCCTACAGTCAAAAGTACCAAGTTTCACATCATGTTCATTACTAGTCATGAATAAGGAGGTAGCATTCGAAGTCATCAAATATTGATGTTCCATTTTCCAAAGTAACTCAACATAAATTATGTAAATGAGTAACAATACATTGAATTATTATGATATTAGAACTCCAAGCATAACACAAAAGGCCATATGTGAAGTCTATAGTTACTCTCTTTATGTATCATCTCCAAAGAATGTGAAAGGATTTACAGAATTATAGAATGTCCCTTGCTGGTAAATGAAAGTTCCCAAAAAGCATCTAACTAGAATAAATTCTCTTCAAAATTCAAGGCCAAAAGATCAatggtttatattttttctccatctatttattttcttgtgtgGTTGTTGTGGTAACAAAATTGGAgtgtcaaaattcaaaaatcaattcATATGCATCAATAATTTCAGAAAATTTTCCTAGTGAAAGTTTTGGGTTTGACGGCAATGATGCTCCACTTCAGCTATTGTGAAAGTCCATAGATTTTTCACCTAAAAGATTTCTTCCCAATATGAAAATTGATCCTGACCAATGTCTAGAAGGGATGCAAAATTTACCATGGGGTCTTTAAACCCAATTGCCCCTTTTTTTTCACTAAACAAAGTTAAGAAACCATTGGATCGGTAACTCGGTTAAGTCAACTTCTAGTTGTCAAGCCCAAAATCAGTAACTTGGCTGAGTCAACTCAGTTaccaagccaaaaaaaaatcagatcatcAAACAAAAGGAACATATTTGAAGTTTGCACTTTGTACAAAAAACTTAGTAACTCGTCTGAGTCAACTGAGTTATCAagccaaaaatcagatttagaCTGAACCAAGAAACCAGTGACTCGAAGCCCAAAATCAGATTACATATTTTACATTAACAGAGAACATCTGtgtcctttttttatttttatttttttggtaaattgttCATGAATCTTgctaagaaaagaaagaatatggaatttgaagaaaaaaacaaaaaatgtaacTTAATTTCATTC from Castanea sativa cultivar Marrone di Chiusa Pesio chromosome 11, ASM4071231v1 harbors:
- the LOC142614641 gene encoding metal tolerance protein 9-like codes for the protein MEEGGNNMEVTHESRRENFVAQDVESATRSDMSSGSWRLSVQEFPTLVERRDGGEHGFFALSSLLHVPRKRSKVADYYEKQERLLEGFTEMETMAENGCMPGSLTEDELQQLAKNERMAIYVSNMANVVLFAAKLYVSIQSRSLAVIASTLDSLLDLLSGFILWFTAHAMRNPNQYRYPIGKNRMQPVGIIVFASVMATLGLQILLESGRQFIAQTQPERDPQKEKWMIGIMVCVTIVKFMLMVYCRRFKNEIIRAYAQDHFFDVITNSIGLAAAVLAIRYYWWIDPTGAVIIALYTMNTWTKTVIENVWALIGRTAPPEFLAKLTYLIWNHHEDIKHIDTVRAYTFGSNYFVEVDIILPQDMLLNKAHNIGESLQVKLEQLPEIERAFVHIDFEYTHRPEHKV